The nucleotide window TAGATCGTTTAAGCAACACCACTCAGAATTCGCTGATTAATACAGTAACCATCTTTTTAGGCTTAGCCGTAGGTTCAAAGCTGAGTGCAGATAAATTCCTTGATTTGCAGACGCTAGGTATCTTGGTACTAGGTATGGCGGCATTTGCTATCGGCACGGCATCGGGTGTCATCATGGCTAAAGTGCTGAACAAATTGATCAAGGAACCGATTAACCCACTGATTGGCTCTGCGGGCGTATCAGCTGTGCCTATGGCCGCACGCGTATCCAATAAGCTTGGCTTAGAATCTGATCCACATAACTTCCTGTTAATGCATGCGATGGGACCGAATGTTGCCGGTGTTATCGGCTCAGCTGTCGCCGCAGGTATTCTGATTAATTACGTCGGCGCATAACATGATTAATAGACACCCTATCGAACAGATAGGGTGTCTATTTTTCTTCCATTATGCTGGCATGAGCCACTTTATTCGCTATTCCACCAATCTCACAGCGATAATCTGAAAACGATGATTTCGCTTTAACTTGTGCCAGCCACTTACCTTTCTCGGCCTCGTTCTCATCAAGGCCAATTAAAGTGACATGATACTCTTTAACTAATTCAATCAGTTTCTTATCAGACATTCCTGGTGTAATTTCTCTGCAAAAATTATCAATATGCTGTGTTTCCCATACATAATAAATGGGATAAACGATGACGCCGATAATCAGAATTTGTATGAAATTAACCAGTAGTTTCATCTATAAACACTCCGTGTAATTAGCACAATATAAAAGAAGATAGATTAATAGTGCGCGACCTGATTCACACTCTTGAATAGTTTTGACATGTTTTATTAAGAAATCGTTATCACACTGTCACAGATAGGCTTTATCATGAGTCTTTTTTATGAGAGTTCATCATGTCTCAAACAATCGAAGTCGAACTCACCAGTACACCGGTTGAGCTATATAAAGTACTTAAATTCGAAGGTATCGCAGCCAGCGGTGCAGAAGCTAAACTCTTTATTGAGCAAGGTCTGGTTTCTGTAAATGGCGAACTGGAAACACGGAAGCGCAGAAAAATTGTCGGTGGAGATGAAATTGGCTTTGAAGATATTACCCTGATTATCTCTGAATAAACGCCAGAATGTTGATGGATTTCCAGTTTTCTTCACCAATTAGAATGAATGGAAACCCATCGTATCAACAGCAATCTAAACGCCATACTGATTAAGTAAAGAATGAAATTAGAGAAGGTCGTACCGTGGGGGCGTAATCTGCTGGAATATCAACGAATGTTTCTGCTCAGTGATGATGACTTTCAACAATCTATTTTAGGCTGTGGTGATGGACCGGCGAGTTTTAATGTCGAAGCCAGACAAAAAGGTGCAAATGTCACATCAGTAGACCCTATCTATCAATTCAATGCTGAACAGATCCGGCAGCGAATCGAACAGCTAGGGCCGGATGTGATCGCTCAGGTCCGTGAGCATCAACATCAGTTTATCTGGCAGGATTTCTCTGATGCTGATGACTTATATCAACAGCGCATGAGGGCAATGCAGTTATTTTTAGCAGATTATGCGTTGCCAACCAGCGCGTCGT belongs to Methylophaga thalassica and includes:
- a CDS encoding RNA-binding S4 domain-containing protein — its product is MSQTIEVELTSTPVELYKVLKFEGIAASGAEAKLFIEQGLVSVNGELETRKRRKIVGGDEIGFEDITLIISE